The proteins below are encoded in one region of Oryzias melastigma strain HK-1 linkage group LG7, ASM292280v2, whole genome shotgun sequence:
- the LOC112140032 gene encoding histone-lysine N-methyltransferase SUV39H1 isoform X1, which translates to MAENSKDKIMCSVSCKMTYGELEALCRTETLHCKELGVSRANVNDYEVEFLCNYKKTKEEEEFYLVKWKGFPESDNSWEPKRNLKCPKLMKQFHLDLDKVLRSQKRRAIPKKLDKEVASFLAQKAKLRQSLQRWQDHLNDTRNHPGRIFVTNDVDLEGPPKNFTYINNYKVGPGIVLNEMAVGCDCINCLEDPVNGCCPGASLHRMAYNDRGQVRIKPGSPIYECNSRCSCGPDCPNRVVQKGIQFDLCIFKTEDGRGWGVRTLQAIKKNTFVMEYVGEIITTDEAEKRGHLYDRQGSTYLFDLDYVEDVYTVDAAHQGNISHFVNHSCNPNLQVFNVFIDNIDERLPRIALFSTRSIRAGEELTFDYKMQIDPIDTESTKMDSSFSLAGLPASPKKKIRVECRCGSELCRKYLF; encoded by the exons TGTGCAGCGTGTCTTGTAAGATGACGTATGGCGAGCTGGAGGCCTTGTGTCGCACTGAGACCCTGCACTGCAAAGAGCTCGGAGTGAGCAGAGCCAATGTCAACGATTACGAGGTGGAGTTTCTCTGCAACTACAAGAAGACTAAG gaggaggaggagttctaCCTGGTCAAGTGGAAGGGCTTCCCTGAGTCTGATAACAGCTGGGAACCAAAGAGGAACCTCAAATGCCCAAAGCTCATGAAGCAGTTCCATCTGGACCTGGACAAGGTGCTCCGGAGTCAGAAGAGGCGGGCCATACCCAAAAAGTTGGATAAGGAGGTGGCCTCGTTCCTGGCTCAGAAAGCCAAACTCCGTCAGAGTCTCCAGCGCTGGCAGGACCATTTGAATGACACTCGCAACCATCCCGGTCGCATTTTTGTCACAAACGACGTGGACCTCGAGGGCCCTCCAAAGAACTTCACCTACATCAACAACTACAAAGTTGGCCCCGGCATCGTGTTGAACGAGATGGCTGTGGGTTGTGACTGTATAAACTGTTTGGAGGATCCGGTGAACGGCTGTTGTCCAGGTGCCTCCCTGCACCGCATGGCCTACAACGACCGAGGCCAGGTCCGGATCAAGCCGGGCTCGCCCATTTATGAATGTAACTCCCGGTGCAGCTGCGGCCCGGATTGTCCCAACCGAGTGGTCCAGAAGGGCATTCAGTTTGACCTGTGCATCTTCAAGACAGAGGATGGCCGGGGATGGGGCGTGCGCACGCTGCAGGCCATCAAGAAGAACACCTTTGTCATGGAGTATGTGGGAGAG ATTATTACTACAGATGAAGCAGAGAAGAGGGGCCACCTCTACGACCGGCAGGGCTCCACCTACCTGTTTGACCTGGACTATGTTGAGGATGTGTACACAGTGGATGCTGCGCACCAAGGAAACATCTCCCACTTTGTCAACCACAGT TGTAACCCTAACCTGCAGGTATTCAATGTGTTCATTGACAACATTGACGAGAGGCTTCCCAGAATCGCTCTGTTCTCAACACGATCGATCCGGGCAGGGGAGGAGCTTACCTTCGACTACAAGATGCAAA TTGACCCAATAGACACAGAAAGCACCAAAATGGACTCCAGTTTCAGCCTGGCTGGGCTTCCCGCTTCGCCGAAGAAGAAGATCCGAGTGGAGTGTCGGTGTGGCTCAGAACTCTGTCGGAAGTACCTCTTCTGA
- the gpr173 gene encoding probable G-protein coupled receptor 173 — translation MANGSESSEVLVEPTAVAVATAAGMLPDSSSSTVSTYIKLVLLGLIIFLSLMGNLMVSLLVLRNRMLHKAPYYFLLDLCLADTIRSAICFPFVLVSIKNGSAWTYSVLSCKVVAFMAVLFCFHAAFMLFCISVTRYMAIAHYRFYTKRMTFWTCVAVVCMVWTLSVAMAFPPVFDVGTYKFIREEDQCIFEHRYFKANDTLGFMLMLAVLILATHVVYMKLLLFEYKHRKMKPVQLVPAISQNWTFHGPGATGQAAANWIAGFGRGPMPPTLLGIRQNLHNQNRRLLGMEEFKVEKQLGRMFYVITLLFLLLWSPYIVACYWRVFVKACTIPHRYLSTTVWMSFAQAGVNPIVCFFLNKDLKKGLLSHLPACCRTKPHLPPEPYCVM, via the coding sequence ATGGCCAATGGAAGTGAGAGCAGTGAGGTTCTTGTGGAGCCCACGGCGGTGGCGGTGGCGACAGCGGCTGGGATGTTGCCGGACAGCTCTTCTTCAACTGTGTCGACCTACATCAAACTAGTGCTCCTTGGGCTGATCATCTTCCTCAGTCTGATGGGGAACCTGATGGTGTCCCTGCTGGTCTTAAGGAACCGGATGCTTCATAAGGCGCCCTACTACTTCCTGCTGGACTTGTGTCTGGCAGACACGATCCGCTCAGCCATTTGCTTCCCCTTCGTGCTGGTGTCCATAAAGAATGGCTCCGCCTGGACCTACAGCGTGCTGAGCTGCAAAGTGGTGGCCTTCATGGCTGTGTTGTTCTGCTTCCATGCTGCTTTCATGCTTTTTTGTATCAGCGTGACACGCTACATGGCCATTGCACATTACCGCTTTTATACCAAGCGAATGACGTTCTGGACGTGCGTGGCGGTGGTGTGCATGGTGTGGACTCTGTCTGTGGCGATGGCCTTCCCACCAGTTTTTGACGTGGGAACTTACAAGTTCATCCGGGAGGAGGACCAGTGCATATTTGAGCATCGCTATTTCAAGGCCAACGACACGCTGGGCTTCATGCTGATGCTGGCCGTGCTCATTCTGGCCACGCACGTCGTCTACATGAAGTTGCTTCTTTTTGAGTACAAGCACCGGAAGATGAAACCGGTCCAACTGGTTCCAGCTATTAGCCAGAACTGGACCTTTCATGGGCCCGGAGCCACAGGCCAAGCAGCAGCCAACTGGATTGCAGGTTTTGGTCGGGGTCCAATGCCTCCCACTCTTTTAGGCATCCGGCAGAATTTGCACAACCAAAACCGACGCCTGTTGGGCATGGAAGAGTTCAAGGTGGAGAAACAGCTTGGCCGGATGTTCTACGTGATCACACTGCTGTTCCTGCTGCTCTGGTCTCCGTACATAGTGGCCTGTTACTGGAGAGTGTTTGTCAAGGCGTGTACGATACCACACCGGTACCTGTCCACCACGGTGTGGATGAGCTTTGCCCAAGCCGGGGTCAATCCTATCGTCTGTTTCTTCCTTAACAAAGACTTGAAGAAAGGGCTTCTTTCTCACCTACCAGCCTGCTGCAGGACTAAACCTCATCTGCCACCAGAGCCTTATTGTGTCATGTGA
- the LOC112140032 gene encoding histone-lysine N-methyltransferase SUV39H1 isoform X2 gives MTYGELEALCRTETLHCKELGVSRANVNDYEVEFLCNYKKTKEEEEFYLVKWKGFPESDNSWEPKRNLKCPKLMKQFHLDLDKVLRSQKRRAIPKKLDKEVASFLAQKAKLRQSLQRWQDHLNDTRNHPGRIFVTNDVDLEGPPKNFTYINNYKVGPGIVLNEMAVGCDCINCLEDPVNGCCPGASLHRMAYNDRGQVRIKPGSPIYECNSRCSCGPDCPNRVVQKGIQFDLCIFKTEDGRGWGVRTLQAIKKNTFVMEYVGEIITTDEAEKRGHLYDRQGSTYLFDLDYVEDVYTVDAAHQGNISHFVNHSCNPNLQVFNVFIDNIDERLPRIALFSTRSIRAGEELTFDYKMQIDPIDTESTKMDSSFSLAGLPASPKKKIRVECRCGSELCRKYLF, from the exons ATGACGTATGGCGAGCTGGAGGCCTTGTGTCGCACTGAGACCCTGCACTGCAAAGAGCTCGGAGTGAGCAGAGCCAATGTCAACGATTACGAGGTGGAGTTTCTCTGCAACTACAAGAAGACTAAG gaggaggaggagttctaCCTGGTCAAGTGGAAGGGCTTCCCTGAGTCTGATAACAGCTGGGAACCAAAGAGGAACCTCAAATGCCCAAAGCTCATGAAGCAGTTCCATCTGGACCTGGACAAGGTGCTCCGGAGTCAGAAGAGGCGGGCCATACCCAAAAAGTTGGATAAGGAGGTGGCCTCGTTCCTGGCTCAGAAAGCCAAACTCCGTCAGAGTCTCCAGCGCTGGCAGGACCATTTGAATGACACTCGCAACCATCCCGGTCGCATTTTTGTCACAAACGACGTGGACCTCGAGGGCCCTCCAAAGAACTTCACCTACATCAACAACTACAAAGTTGGCCCCGGCATCGTGTTGAACGAGATGGCTGTGGGTTGTGACTGTATAAACTGTTTGGAGGATCCGGTGAACGGCTGTTGTCCAGGTGCCTCCCTGCACCGCATGGCCTACAACGACCGAGGCCAGGTCCGGATCAAGCCGGGCTCGCCCATTTATGAATGTAACTCCCGGTGCAGCTGCGGCCCGGATTGTCCCAACCGAGTGGTCCAGAAGGGCATTCAGTTTGACCTGTGCATCTTCAAGACAGAGGATGGCCGGGGATGGGGCGTGCGCACGCTGCAGGCCATCAAGAAGAACACCTTTGTCATGGAGTATGTGGGAGAG ATTATTACTACAGATGAAGCAGAGAAGAGGGGCCACCTCTACGACCGGCAGGGCTCCACCTACCTGTTTGACCTGGACTATGTTGAGGATGTGTACACAGTGGATGCTGCGCACCAAGGAAACATCTCCCACTTTGTCAACCACAGT TGTAACCCTAACCTGCAGGTATTCAATGTGTTCATTGACAACATTGACGAGAGGCTTCCCAGAATCGCTCTGTTCTCAACACGATCGATCCGGGCAGGGGAGGAGCTTACCTTCGACTACAAGATGCAAA TTGACCCAATAGACACAGAAAGCACCAAAATGGACTCCAGTTTCAGCCTGGCTGGGCTTCCCGCTTCGCCGAAGAAGAAGATCCGAGTGGAGTGTCGGTGTGGCTCAGAACTCTGTCGGAAGTACCTCTTCTGA